From a single Fusobacterium pseudoperiodonticum genomic region:
- a CDS encoding amino acid ABC transporter permease: MDWEFIAKYTPEFINAGILTLKIGGIGIILSIIVGILGSWILYENFKFFKQIVIGYVELSRNTPLLVQLFFLYFGLPKVGLRLSPELCGIIGLTFLGGSYMIETFRSALETIDKIQKESALSLGMTNWQTMRYVILPQSFVISLPGLTANIIFMLKETSVFSAISLMDMMFVTKDLIGLYYKTEESLFMLVVGYLIILLPLSLLGVWLERKLKYVGYSN; encoded by the coding sequence ATGGATTGGGAATTTATAGCAAAGTATACACCTGAATTTATAAATGCAGGTATACTCACATTAAAAATAGGTGGGATAGGAATAATACTTTCAATTATTGTTGGAATTTTAGGAAGTTGGATTTTATATGAAAACTTTAAATTCTTTAAACAAATTGTAATTGGATATGTAGAACTAAGTAGAAATACTCCGCTTTTAGTTCAATTGTTCTTTCTGTATTTTGGACTACCAAAAGTTGGTCTAAGATTGAGCCCAGAGCTTTGTGGAATAATCGGATTAACATTTCTAGGTGGAAGTTATATGATAGAAACTTTTCGTAGTGCTTTAGAAACAATAGATAAGATACAAAAGGAATCTGCCTTAAGTTTAGGAATGACAAATTGGCAAACAATGAGATATGTTATTCTACCTCAATCATTTGTAATTAGTTTACCAGGTCTTACTGCAAACATAATATTTATGTTAAAAGAAACATCAGTTTTCAGTGCGATATCTTTAATGGATATGATGTTTGTTACAAAAGATTTAATAGGACTTTATTATAAAACAGAAGAATCTTTATTTATGCTTGTAGTAGGTTATTTAATAATATTGTTACCTCTATCATTATTAGGAGTATGGCTAGAAAGGAAGTTAAAATATGTTGGCTACAGTAATTGA
- a CDS encoding HD family phosphohydrolase gives MKKFTIFGFKFLFEVKKKDNSDEEKYSDTYFLKEKVFYLILALFLITISAKIPILFRNNNYMIGDVVKSDIYSPKTIVFRDKIGKDKIIQDMINQLDKDYIYSSDAADIYTNEFDNFHKEIIAIKKGNLQTFDYNGFERKMGKAMPETIVKKLLEEDEDKINSTFEKLSEHLKNAYTAGIYKEKNSIRINEPAKSEIENLDAFERDLINYFLIPNYIYDEAKTKNTINEKVSQINDQYIEIKAGTLIAKTGEILTERKIDILDKLGIYNYKMSIFIITLNIIFLLVISSVFNVVTMRFYSRDVLEKKKYKAVMLLMIVTLLVFRIVPNSMIYLVPIDTMLLLLMFIVRPRFSIFLTMMLISYLLPITDYDLKYFTIQSIAILATGFLSKNIGTRSSVIAIGIQLAIMKILLYLILSFFSMEESFGVALNTIKLFVSGLFSGMFAIALLPYFERTFNILTVFRLIELADLSQPLLRKLSIEAPGTFQHSMMVATLSENAVIEIGGDPIFTRVACYYHDIGKTKRPQYYVENQTDGKNLHNNISPFMSKMIILAHTKEGAEMGKKYKIPKEIRDIMFEHQGTTLLAYFYNKAKEIDPNVQEEEFRYSGPRPQTKESAVILLADSIEAAVRSLDVKDPIKVEEMVRKIVNAKIADNQLSDANITFKEIEIIINSFLKTFGAIYHERIKYPGQK, from the coding sequence ATGAAAAAATTTACTATATTTGGATTTAAGTTTCTTTTTGAAGTAAAGAAAAAAGATAATTCAGATGAAGAGAAATACTCTGATACTTATTTTTTAAAAGAGAAGGTATTTTATCTGATTTTAGCACTATTTTTAATAACAATTTCGGCTAAAATTCCTATACTTTTTAGAAATAATAACTATATGATAGGTGATGTTGTAAAATCTGATATTTATTCTCCAAAAACTATAGTTTTTAGAGATAAAATTGGAAAAGATAAGATTATTCAAGATATGATTAATCAGTTGGATAAGGATTATATCTATTCAAGTGATGCTGCTGATATCTACACCAATGAATTTGATAACTTTCATAAAGAAATCATAGCTATAAAAAAAGGAAATTTACAAACTTTTGATTATAATGGTTTTGAGAGAAAAATGGGTAAGGCTATGCCTGAAACCATAGTTAAAAAATTATTAGAAGAAGATGAAGATAAAATCAATAGTACATTTGAAAAATTATCAGAACATTTAAAAAATGCTTATACTGCAGGTATATATAAAGAAAAAAATTCTATTCGGATAAATGAACCTGCTAAGAGTGAAATAGAAAATTTAGATGCTTTTGAAAGAGATTTAATAAATTATTTCCTAATTCCAAATTATATTTATGATGAAGCCAAAACTAAAAATACTATAAATGAAAAAGTTTCTCAAATAAATGATCAATATATTGAAATTAAAGCTGGAACTTTAATAGCAAAGACAGGAGAAATTTTAACTGAAAGAAAAATAGATATTTTAGATAAATTGGGTATTTATAATTATAAGATGAGTATTTTTATAATTACATTAAATATTATATTCTTATTAGTTATTTCAAGTGTATTTAATGTAGTTACAATGAGATTTTATAGTAGAGATGTTTTGGAAAAGAAAAAGTATAAAGCTGTTATGCTTTTAATGATAGTTACTTTATTAGTATTTAGAATTGTACCAAACTCTATGATATATTTAGTACCTATTGATACAATGCTATTACTTTTAATGTTTATTGTTCGTCCAAGATTTAGTATTTTCTTAACTATGATGCTTATCTCTTATCTATTACCTATAACTGATTATGATTTAAAATACTTTACTATACAATCTATAGCTATTTTAGCAACAGGATTTTTAAGTAAAAATATAGGAACTCGTTCTTCAGTTATAGCAATAGGAATACAATTAGCTATAATGAAAATTTTATTATATTTAATTTTAAGTTTCTTCTCAATGGAAGAAAGTTTTGGAGTGGCTTTAAATACTATTAAATTATTTGTCTCAGGTTTATTCTCAGGAATGTTTGCGATAGCATTATTGCCATATTTTGAAAGAACATTTAATATTTTAACAGTATTTAGACTTATTGAACTTGCAGACTTATCTCAACCGCTTTTGAGAAAATTGTCTATAGAAGCACCAGGAACTTTTCAACATTCAATGATGGTAGCAACTTTATCAGAAAACGCTGTCATTGAAATTGGTGGAGATCCAATATTTACTCGTGTTGCTTGTTATTATCACGATATAGGAAAAACAAAAAGACCTCAGTATTATGTAGAAAACCAAACAGATGGTAAAAACTTACATAATAATATCTCACCTTTTATGAGTAAAATGATAATTTTAGCTCATACTAAAGAGGGAGCTGAAATGGGTAAAAAATATAAAATACCTAAAGAAATTAGAGATATTATGTTTGAACATCAAGGAACAACTTTATTGGCTTATTTCTATAATAAGGCTAAAGAGATAGATCCTAATGTACAGGAAGAAGAATTTAGATATTCAGGCCCTAGACCTCAAACTAAAGAATCAGCTGTTATTTTACTGGCAGATTCCATAGAAGCAGCTGTTAGATCTCTTGATGTAAAAGATCCTATAAAAGTTGAAGAAATGGTTAGAAAGATTGTAAATGCGAAGATAGCTGACAATCAATTATCAGATGCTAATATAACATTTAAAGAAATAGAAATTATTATTAATTCATTCTTAAAAACTTTTGGTGCTATTTATCATGAAAGAATAAAATATCCGGGTCAAAAATAA
- a CDS encoding DUF1456 family protein, translated as MTNNDFLRRLRYALNLKDNVTVQIFKKGGLTVTKEDVVNYLKKDIDEGFKKLSNTDLMSFLDGLITFKRGEKKEVSPAPKIKITKNNLNNILLRKLRIALAFKSYDMIEVFKLGGVDISEAELNALFRSEDHRNYKECGDKYIRVFLKGLIEYCRD; from the coding sequence ATGACTAACAATGATTTTTTAAGAAGACTTAGATATGCACTTAATTTAAAAGATAATGTTACAGTACAAATTTTTAAAAAAGGTGGATTAACTGTTACAAAAGAAGATGTAGTTAACTATTTAAAAAAAGATATTGATGAAGGTTTTAAAAAATTATCCAATACTGATTTAATGAGCTTTTTAGATGGTTTAATTACTTTTAAAAGAGGAGAAAAAAAGGAGGTAAGTCCAGCTCCTAAAATAAAAATTACTAAAAATAACTTAAATAATATTTTGCTTAGAAAATTAAGAATAGCCCTTGCTTTTAAAAGTTATGATATGATAGAAGTATTTAAACTAGGTGGTGTAGATATTTCTGAAGCAGAATTGAATGCACTTTTTAGAAGTGAAGATCATAGAAACTATAAGGAATGTGGAGATAAATATATTAGAGTATTCTTAAAAGGTTTAATAGAATACTGTAGAGACTAA
- a CDS encoding ATP-dependent DNA helicase — protein MDIKDRFSEESLQTIEEYLIENDNKSIIFKATFDENEVIQEPFFLSLYKKKTFEETLTKVKRDEVVIRVTKPNQLYPNDLELELSEELFNRRNIAYCLLSSDLDDFYFIQDIDRTNLEKIDIEDYFSEDGILVNEIKGFEHRHEQEEMAKNIQNAINDNRKIIVEAGTGTGKTLAYLIPAIKWAITNKKKVIIATNTINLQEQLLLKDIPLAKSVIKDEFTYALVKGRSNYLCKRLFTELSLGKSIDIESFSVEAREQIEYILKWGNKIKTGDKAELPFEVYPDVWELVQSTTELCLGKKCPFRKECFYMKTRMKKMEADILISNHHVFFSDLNVRAETDFDSEYLILPRYDMVIFDEAHNIESVARSYFSVEVSKISFTRLLHRIYQKKSKKKKEKSALTRVEETIDEKYLEKPGDYLELLKTMKSEIYSLQTIGDEYFDEIRKMFETNTEAPIRKSLNNFEMTKSNFLENLRDKKEFFQAKLTEFLNLMMAFNNVIDEEKDKNPEVINFNNHLKIFKKYIDSFKFINNFSDADYVYWLDINSKRTNVVLTATPLNIAQKLSLVLFENLNRLVFASATIMANGNFEYFKKSLGLDEAECIECFIESPFDYEHQMSVYIPTDIQDSENLNAFVTDASKFILDILKKTKGKAFILFTSYTMLNQIYYSVVNKLKNSNFEIFLHGEKPRSQLIKEFKEAKNPVLFGTTSFWEGVDVQGENLSNVIITKLPFLVPTDPIVSAISKKIEEDGGNSFSDFQLPEAIIKFKQGVGRLIRKKTDRGNIFILDSRIIKKRYGSAFIKALPSQKNIKILEKDDIIKEIE, from the coding sequence ATGGATATAAAAGATAGATTTTCAGAAGAGAGTTTGCAAACAATAGAAGAATATTTAATAGAAAATGACAATAAATCAATTATTTTTAAAGCAACTTTTGATGAAAATGAAGTTATTCAAGAGCCATTTTTTTTATCGCTATATAAAAAGAAAACTTTTGAAGAAACTTTAACAAAAGTAAAGAGAGATGAAGTTGTTATAAGAGTAACAAAGCCTAATCAATTGTATCCAAATGATTTAGAGTTGGAGCTTTCAGAAGAATTATTTAATAGAAGAAATATAGCTTATTGTTTACTTAGCTCTGATTTAGATGATTTTTATTTTATTCAAGATATAGATAGAACTAACTTAGAAAAAATAGATATAGAAGATTATTTTTCAGAAGATGGTATCTTAGTAAATGAAATAAAAGGATTTGAGCATAGACATGAGCAAGAAGAAATGGCAAAAAATATTCAAAATGCTATAAATGATAATAGAAAGATAATAGTCGAAGCTGGAACAGGTACAGGAAAAACATTGGCTTATTTGATACCTGCTATTAAGTGGGCTATTACTAACAAGAAAAAAGTTATTATAGCTACTAATACTATAAATTTACAGGAGCAATTACTATTAAAAGACATTCCTTTAGCTAAGTCAGTAATTAAAGATGAATTTACTTATGCTTTAGTAAAGGGGAGAAGTAATTATCTTTGTAAAAGGCTTTTTACTGAACTTTCTCTTGGAAAAAGTATAGATATAGAAAGTTTTTCTGTGGAAGCTAGAGAACAAATAGAATATATTTTAAAATGGGGAAATAAAATTAAAACAGGTGACAAGGCAGAACTACCTTTTGAAGTTTATCCTGATGTTTGGGAGTTAGTACAAAGTACAACTGAATTATGTTTAGGAAAGAAATGTCCTTTTAGAAAAGAATGTTTTTATATGAAAACAAGAATGAAAAAGATGGAAGCTGATATATTGATATCAAATCATCATGTATTCTTTTCTGATTTGAATGTGAGAGCTGAAACTGATTTTGATTCAGAATATTTAATACTTCCAAGATATGATATGGTTATCTTTGATGAAGCTCATAATATAGAGTCAGTTGCTAGAAGTTATTTTTCTGTAGAAGTATCTAAAATTTCATTTACAAGACTTTTACATAGAATTTATCAAAAGAAAAGTAAAAAGAAAAAAGAAAAATCAGCTCTTACAAGAGTTGAAGAAACTATAGATGAAAAGTATTTAGAAAAGCCAGGAGATTATTTAGAACTTTTAAAGACTATGAAATCAGAAATTTATAGCTTACAAACTATAGGAGATGAGTATTTTGATGAAATTAGAAAGATGTTTGAGACAAATACTGAGGCTCCAATAAGGAAAAGTTTAAATAATTTTGAAATGACTAAGTCTAATTTCTTAGAAAATCTGAGGGATAAAAAAGAATTTTTTCAAGCTAAACTTACAGAATTTTTAAACTTAATGATGGCTTTTAACAATGTTATTGATGAAGAGAAGGACAAGAATCCTGAAGTAATAAATTTTAATAATCATTTAAAAATATTTAAAAAATATATAGATAGTTTTAAATTTATAAATAATTTTTCAGATGCTGATTATGTTTACTGGCTTGATATAAACTCTAAAAGAACTAATGTAGTGCTTACAGCAACACCTTTAAATATCGCTCAAAAGTTGAGCTTGGTTCTTTTTGAAAACTTAAATAGATTAGTGTTTGCTTCAGCCACTATAATGGCAAATGGAAATTTTGAATATTTTAAAAAGTCTTTAGGTTTAGATGAAGCGGAATGTATAGAATGTTTTATAGAATCACCATTTGATTATGAACATCAGATGTCTGTCTATATTCCAACTGATATACAAGATTCAGAAAATTTAAATGCTTTTGTTACAGATGCAAGTAAGTTTATCTTAGATATCTTAAAGAAAACAAAGGGGAAAGCTTTTATATTATTCACATCTTATACTATGCTGAATCAAATTTATTATTCTGTTGTAAACAAATTAAAGAATAGTAATTTTGAAATATTTTTACATGGTGAAAAACCAAGAAGTCAGTTGATAAAAGAGTTTAAGGAAGCAAAAAATCCAGTGTTATTTGGAACAACTTCTTTTTGGGAAGGGGTAGATGTACAGGGAGAAAATTTAAGTAATGTTATCATAACTAAGTTACCTTTCCTCGTTCCAACAGATCCCATAGTATCTGCTATAAGTAAAAAAATTGAAGAAGATGGAGGAAATTCTTTTTCAGATTTCCAATTACCAGAAGCAATAATTAAATTTAAACAAGGGGTTGGAAGATTAATTAGAAAGAAAACAGATAGAGGAAATATCTTTATTTTAGATAGTAGAATTATAAAGAAAAGATATGGTTCAGCCTTTATAAAAGCTCTACCTAGTCAAAAAAATATAAAAATATTAGAAAAAGATGATATAATAAAAGAAATTGAATAA
- a CDS encoding amino acid ABC transporter ATP-binding protein gives MKQLDKVVLSAKDVVKNYGELEVLKGINLDIHQGEVVVIIGSSGCGKSTFLRCLNGLEDIQAGDIVLDNEIKFSDTKNNMTKIRQKIGMVFQSYELFPHLTILDNILLAPLKVQKRNKEEVKKQALKLLERVNLLDKQNSYPRQLSGGQKQRVAIVRALCMNPEIMLFDEVTAALDPEMVREVLDVMLELARDGMTMVIVTHEMQFARAVADRVIFMDNGNIAEQGEAEEFFSNPKTERAQKFLNTFTFKK, from the coding sequence ATGAAACAATTAGATAAAGTTGTTCTCTCAGCAAAAGATGTTGTAAAAAATTATGGAGAACTGGAAGTTTTGAAAGGAATAAATTTAGATATCCATCAAGGAGAAGTCGTAGTAATAATTGGATCTTCTGGTTGTGGAAAAAGTACATTTTTAAGATGTTTAAATGGGCTGGAAGATATACAAGCTGGAGATATAGTTTTAGATAATGAAATTAAATTTTCAGATACAAAAAATAATATGACAAAAATTAGACAAAAAATTGGAATGGTTTTTCAAAGTTATGAACTATTTCCACATTTAACAATACTAGATAATATTTTGTTAGCACCATTAAAAGTGCAAAAGAGAAATAAGGAAGAAGTTAAAAAACAAGCATTAAAATTACTTGAAAGAGTTAATTTATTGGATAAACAAAATTCTTATCCAAGGCAATTATCAGGTGGTCAAAAGCAAAGAGTCGCAATAGTTAGAGCTTTATGTATGAACCCTGAGATAATGTTATTTGACGAAGTTACTGCTGCATTAGATCCTGAGATGGTAAGAGAAGTTTTAGATGTTATGCTTGAACTTGCTAGAGATGGAATGACTATGGTAATAGTAACACATGAAATGCAATTTGCAAGAGCTGTTGCAGATAGAGTTATATTCATGGATAATGGAAATATAGCAGAACAAGGAGAGGCAGAAGAATTTTTCTCCAATCCAAAAACTGAAAGAGCACAAAAGTTTTTAAATACATTTACATTTAAAAAATAA
- a CDS encoding amino acid ABC transporter permease: MLATVIDLLSKGTNFERLLYGLWITIKLSLISAILSIIFGILFGLFMVIKNPITRIISQIYLQTIRIMPPLVLLFIAYFGVTRMYGVHISPEASAIIVFTIWGTAEMGDLVRGAIESIPKIQIESATALALDKKQIYLYVIIPQIIRRLIPLSVNLITRMIKTTSLVVLIGIVEVLKVGQQIIDTNRFQYPNGAIWIYGVIFLLYFLSCWPLSMLAKFLEKRWSRI, encoded by the coding sequence ATGTTGGCTACAGTAATTGATTTATTATCAAAGGGAACAAACTTTGAAAGACTTCTTTATGGTTTATGGATAACAATAAAATTAAGTTTAATTTCTGCAATTTTATCTATAATCTTTGGAATACTTTTTGGGCTTTTTATGGTTATAAAAAATCCTATAACAAGGATAATCTCTCAAATATACCTCCAAACAATTAGAATAATGCCTCCACTTGTATTATTATTCATAGCATATTTTGGTGTAACAAGAATGTACGGTGTTCATATCTCTCCTGAGGCAAGTGCAATTATAGTATTTACTATATGGGGAACAGCTGAAATGGGAGACTTAGTCAGAGGAGCTATTGAGAGTATTCCAAAGATTCAAATAGAAAGTGCAACAGCACTGGCTTTAGATAAAAAACAAATTTATCTATATGTAATTATTCCTCAAATTATAAGAAGACTTATACCTTTATCAGTAAACTTAATAACAAGAATGATAAAAACTACAAGTTTAGTGGTATTGATAGGAATAGTTGAAGTTTTAAAAGTTGGGCAACAAATAATAGACACAAACAGATTTCAATATCCAAATGGAGCAATATGGATATATGGAGTAATCTTCTTACTATATTTCTTATCTTGTTGGCCACTATCAATGTTAGCAAAATTTTTAGAAAAGAGATGGAGTAGAATATGA
- the ybeY gene encoding rRNA maturation RNase YbeY: MELVLDFSCELDNEKYNEFIDKLYEDSYLENYIKKVLEIEEVKAERPLYLSVLLTDNKNIQVINREYRDKDAPTDVISFAYHETDDFNIGPYDTLGDIIISLERVEEQSSEYNHSFEREFYYVLTHGILHILGYDHIEEEDKKVMREREEAILSSFGYTRDN, encoded by the coding sequence ATGGAATTAGTTTTAGATTTTAGTTGTGAACTAGATAATGAAAAATATAATGAGTTCATAGATAAGTTATATGAAGATTCTTATCTTGAAAATTATATAAAAAAAGTTTTAGAAATAGAAGAAGTTAAAGCTGAAAGACCTCTTTATCTTTCAGTTTTACTTACTGATAATAAAAATATACAAGTTATCAATCGTGAGTATAGAGATAAAGATGCTCCAACAGATGTAATATCTTTTGCATATCATGAAACAGATGACTTTAATATAGGACCTTATGATACTCTTGGAGATATTATTATTTCTTTAGAAAGAGTTGAAGAACAATCAAGTGAATATAATCATTCGTTTGAAAGAGAGTTCTATTATGTTTTAACACATGGAATTTTACATATTTTAGGATATGACCATATTGAAGAAGAAGATAAGAAAGTTATGAGAGAAAGAGAAGAAGCGATATTATCATCTTTTGGTTATACTAGAGATAATTAA
- a CDS encoding riboflavin synthase subunit alpha encodes MEILDKKSNRMSRANAGVSERSEFPDLQRILDFLSLRNLLSNELFFIFY; translated from the coding sequence ATGGAAATTTTAGATAAAAAATCAAATAGAATGAGCCGAGCAAATGCAGGAGTGTCTGAACGAAGTGAGTTTCCTGATTTGCAGCGAATTCTTGATTTTTTATCGTTAAGAAATTTACTCAGTAACGAACTATTTTTTATTTTTTATTAA
- a CDS encoding alpha/beta hydrolase family protein — protein MENLHLKSFLEYKFLSNLDFNPEGKNLAFSLSESDYEKNSYKHYIYSLNTETKEVRKLTHFGKEKNSLWLNNGIILFSSDRDTDIEEKKKLGETWTLFYALDIKNGGEAYEYMRLPLDVSSIKIVDENNFILLADYDNNSFNLNDLKGEEREKAIKEIEENKDYEVLDEIPFWSNGHGFRNKKRDRLYHYDKLNNKVTPISDEYTNVELVNVKDNKVIFAGRTFTDKQGLTSGLYVYDVKSQNLEVIVDKNLYDISYANFIEDKIICALSDMKAYGVNENHKLYLIDSNKNITLLNDNDTWLSCTVGSDCRLGGGKSFKVIGNKLYFLATIAERVYLKSIDTNGKVEILSDKDGTIDFFDIANGEIYYVGMRDYTLQEIYKLENNESTKLTSFNEEINKKYKISKPEVFDFTTNGATTKGFVIYPIDYDKTKTYPAILDIHGGPKTVYGNVFYNEMQVWANMGYFVFFTNPHGSDGYGNEFADIRGKYGTIDYEDLMNFTDYVLEKYPIDKSRVGVTGGSYGGYMTNWIIGHTDRFRCAVSQRSISNWISKFGTTDIGYYFNADQNQATPWINHDKLWWHSPLKYADKAKTPTLFIHSEQDYRCWLAEGIQMFTALKYHGVEARLCMFRGENHELSRSGKPKHRLRRLTEITNWFEKYLK, from the coding sequence ATGGAAAATTTACATTTAAAAAGTTTTCTAGAGTACAAATTTTTATCCAATTTAGATTTTAATCCTGAAGGCAAAAATCTAGCTTTTAGTCTTAGTGAAAGTGATTATGAAAAGAATTCATATAAGCACTATATCTATAGTTTAAATACGGAGACAAAAGAAGTAAGAAAACTTACTCATTTTGGAAAGGAAAAAAATTCTCTTTGGCTAAATAATGGTATTATTTTATTTTCAAGTGATAGAGATACTGATATAGAAGAAAAGAAAAAATTAGGAGAAACTTGGACACTATTCTATGCACTTGATATAAAAAATGGTGGCGAAGCTTATGAATATATGAGATTGCCACTTGATGTTTCAAGTATAAAAATAGTTGATGAAAATAATTTTATTTTACTTGCTGACTATGATAATAATTCATTTAATCTAAATGATTTAAAAGGTGAAGAAAGAGAAAAGGCAATAAAAGAAATTGAAGAAAACAAGGATTATGAAGTTTTAGATGAAATACCTTTCTGGAGTAATGGACATGGTTTCAGAAATAAAAAAAGAGATAGACTATATCACTATGATAAATTAAATAATAAAGTAACTCCTATCTCTGATGAATATACAAATGTTGAACTTGTTAATGTCAAAGATAATAAGGTTATTTTTGCAGGTAGAACTTTTACAGATAAACAAGGATTGACATCTGGGCTTTATGTTTATGATGTGAAATCTCAAAACTTAGAAGTAATTGTAGATAAAAATCTTTATGATATTAGCTATGCAAACTTTATAGAAGATAAAATTATCTGTGCCTTAAGTGATATGAAGGCATATGGAGTAAATGAAAATCATAAATTATATTTAATAGATAGCAATAAAAATATTACACTTTTAAATGATAATGATACTTGGCTTTCTTGTACTGTTGGAAGCGATTGTAGATTAGGTGGAGGAAAATCATTTAAAGTTATAGGAAATAAATTATATTTCCTAGCAACAATAGCTGAAAGAGTGTATCTAAAATCTATAGATACAAATGGAAAAGTAGAAATTTTATCAGATAAAGATGGAACTATAGATTTCTTTGATATAGCTAATGGCGAAATATATTATGTTGGAATGAGAGACTATACTTTACAAGAAATCTATAAATTAGAAAATAACGAATCTACAAAATTAACTTCTTTCAATGAAGAAATAAATAAAAAATATAAGATATCTAAACCAGAAGTTTTTGACTTTACTACAAATGGAGCTACAACAAAAGGTTTTGTAATCTACCCTATTGACTATGATAAAACTAAAACTTATCCTGCAATTTTAGATATACATGGTGGACCTAAAACAGTTTATGGAAACGTTTTCTATAATGAAATGCAAGTTTGGGCCAATATGGGATACTTCGTATTCTTCACTAATCCACATGGAAGTGATGGATATGGAAATGAATTTGCAGATATAAGAGGAAAATATGGAACTATTGACTATGAAGATTTAATGAACTTCACTGACTATGTTCTAGAAAAATATCCTATTGATAAATCAAGAGTTGGAGTAACAGGTGGATCATATGGTGGATATATGACTAACTGGATAATTGGACATACAGATAGATTCCGTTGTGCAGTTTCTCAAAGAAGTATATCTAACTGGATTTCAAAATTTGGTACAACAGATATTGGATATTATTTTAATGCTGACCAAAATCAAGCTACACCTTGGATAAATCATGATAAATTATGGTGGCACTCTCCACTTAAATATGCAGATAAGGCTAAGACACCAACCCTATTTATACATTCTGAACAAGACTATAGATGTTGGTTAGCAGAAGGTATACAAATGTTTACAGCTTTAAAATACCATGGAGTAGAAGCTAGACTTTGTATGTTTAGAGGAGAAAATCACGAATTATCAAGAAGTGGAAAACCTAAACATAGATTAAGAAGATTAACAGAAATAACTAATTGGTTTGAAAAATACTTAAAGTAA
- a CDS encoding transporter substrate-binding domain-containing protein, which translates to MKIWKKILKLATVGVAVFALAACGNKTEEKTEAQAPAQETAVAKARTVQEIKDSGVIRIGVFTDKAPFGYIDENGKNQGYDVYFTDRLAKDLGVKVEYISLDPASRVEYAETGKADIVAANFTVTPERAEKVDFSLPYMKVSLGVVSPDGAVIKSVEELKDKTLIVSKGTTAEYYFSKNHPEVKLQKYDSYADAYNALLDGRGDAFSTDNTEVLAWAKSNPGFTVGINSLGDVDTIAVAVQKGNTDLLNWINNEIKELGKENFFHEAYKATLEPIYGDSADPDSIVVEGGEVK; encoded by the coding sequence ATGAAAATTTGGAAAAAGATTTTAAAGTTAGCAACAGTGGGAGTAGCAGTATTTGCTTTAGCTGCTTGTGGAAATAAAACTGAGGAAAAAACAGAAGCACAAGCACCTGCTCAAGAAACTGCTGTAGCAAAAGCAAGAACAGTACAAGAAATCAAGGATAGTGGTGTTATTAGAATAGGAGTATTTACTGATAAAGCACCTTTTGGTTACATTGATGAAAATGGAAAAAATCAAGGTTATGATGTTTACTTCACAGATCGTTTAGCAAAAGATTTAGGAGTGAAAGTTGAATATATTTCTCTTGACCCTGCAAGTCGTGTTGAATATGCAGAAACTGGAAAAGCAGATATAGTCGCTGCTAACTTCACTGTTACACCTGAAAGAGCAGAAAAAGTTGATTTCAGTTTACCGTATATGAAAGTTTCTTTAGGAGTTGTTTCTCCAGATGGAGCTGTTATTAAATCTGTTGAAGAATTAAAAGATAAAACTTTAATTGTAAGTAAAGGAACTACTGCTGAATATTATTTCTCAAAAAATCACCCAGAAGTAAAACTTCAAAAATATGATTCTTATGCAGATGCTTACAATGCTTTACTTGACGGTAGAGGAGATGCTTTCTCAACTGATAACACTGAAGTTTTAGCTTGGGCTAAATCAAATCCTGGATTTACAGTTGGTATTAATTCTTTAGGTGATGTTGATACTATAGCTGTTGCAGTTCAAAAAGGAAATACTGATTTATTAAATTGGATAAACAATGAAATTAAAGAATTAGGAAAAGAAAATTTCTTCCATGAAGCATACAAAGCTACTCTTGAACCTATCTATGGAGATAGTGCTGATCCTGATTCAATAGTTGTTGAAGGTGGAGAAGTTAAATAA